The Paenibacillus sp. FSL H7-0357 nucleotide sequence AACTCGGAAGCCACCTGTCTTGCCAGAACTGAGAGCCGGATCTGTTTTAGATGCAGCGGCTGCATATCGTATTCAAGCATGGATACCAGATTCAGGTCATTCACCAAAGATCGCAGAATTTCTCCCTGCCGCCGGATAATGGCTGCATGCTGTTTTTGTTCAGTTGTCAGTCCGGGCTGTTCTTCCAGTTCACTTGCATAGCCCAGAATCATAGAAAGCGGCGTACGGATATCATGGGAAATACCTGCAATCCAATTGGAGCGTGCTCCATCTCTGGCCTTAAGCGCGTCATTTTTATTCTGCAGCATATCCGATGTTGAATTTATGCTTTCTGACAGGTCACGGAAAATGCCACCCTTGTCCATATGGACCGGTCTCTCCTTCGCCAGGGCATGAATTCCCTCAATCAGTGGCCGAATGCTGCGGATTAAGCGGTTCCCCGTGAATAAGGATAACAGTAAAGCCAGAGCTATATTGGCTGCGAAGACCAGCACAATTCGTATAGGCAGTGACTTGAGCCAATCCACTAAAAATTCAAGCGGGTATTTTACATACGTATTCTTCGGATACCCTAAGACAAGCAGCCCCTCTTTATGTTCCCAGACGTACACAGGATACTCCTTGAGATAAAAGCGTGAAAATTTAGCCACATCAATAAGAGTATAGGAACGCGGAATTTCTTCAGGCAACTTCTCACTCCACCTTACCTCCCCCTTCTCATCCAGCAGCATAACCCATGCTTGATCCTGTTTCAGGAGATTCGCCGATTGCGCATCTAAAATATATTTCCCGTTCTCCCCCGTAAGTCCTTCAGCAATCTGCTGTACAACAGTCTCCGGAGAAGGCCTTTTATGCACTTCCTTGAATACCAGGGAGCCCAGCATAATGAAGTTGAACAGAAGTAGCATGACGGAAACCAGAATCGTCGCTACAACAAATTTCCGTAAAATCCGGATAACCCCATCCATTACCGGTCCCCCTGTACAAGCAGCTTATAACCAAGTCCTCTTACCGTAAGCAAATGCACGGGCTTGGATGGTTCCTCTTCTATTTTTTCCCGGATTCGCCGCACATGTACCATTAATGTATTCTCATAGCCGAAGCTGTCATCTCCCCATACCGCCTGACATAGGGCGTCGCTTGTTACGATTCTTCCTTGGTTCTCATGCAGTTTAATCAGTATTGCGTGTTCTTTGGCTGTCAGAGGAAGCTCGGTGCCCTCTCTACGCACAACAGCGCTTTCCAAATCTATCACCTGCCCGCCCAGCCGGAAGACAGGGAGCCTCTCGGGAGCATTGAAGGCATATGCCCGCTTTAAAATGGCCATCAGCCGTAAAATCAATTCTCTCGGCAGAAAAGGCTTGACGATATAATCATCCGCGCCCAGCCCAAGGCCAAGCAATCGGTCTTCATCCTCTCCACGCGCGGAGAGAAACAGCACCGGCATGTCCGAAAATGTTCGGATTGCGGAAAGAAGAGAAAATCCATCTCCGTCAGGCAGCATAACATCCAGAATGGCCGCATCCGGCTTTTCCATCCTGCAGATCCTCAACGCATCAGCATAATTACCGGCTATGAAAATACGAAAAAAACCTTCTTTACGTAAAAACATCTCTATCATTTCAAGGATTTTTGGTTCGTCATCCACGATCAGTACTTTTTTATTTTTTATGATATCCAATTCGCATCACCCTGTTTAGTATACCTGATCTAGCCGGAAACTCGATATTTTCTATTCTCATTTAAGGTAACTGTAAGGTTATCTTCAGCCGGAAGCAAGAAGACCTCTCTATATTAATTACTGAAGAACAATTATAGAAATGGAGTTGAGAGGCTTGATAAATTCGTCCCCTATCGTGCAGACGCATAATCTTTCCAAAACTTATGACGGTGTACACCGGGTACATCAAATTAGTCTGATTGTTGAGAAAGGTGAGATATATGGGTTTCTAGGTCCTAACGGAGCGGGGAAAACCACTACTTTAAAAATGCTGCTGGGTCTTATTAAACCTACGGAAGGAACGATCAAGATTTTCGGTAATGACTTGGAGAACAGCCGGGCATCTATCCTTAACCAAACGGGTTCACTGATTGAATCCCCGTCCTACTATGGACATCTCACCGGGTTAGAGAACATGCGGGTGATGCAGCGTCTGAGGAACGTGCCCAACAAAAATATAGATGAAGTTCTGAAGATCGTACGTCTTGAAAATCAAAAACACAAACAAGCCAGCCAATATTCGCTGGGTATGAAGCAGCGTCTTGGGATTGCCATGGCTCTGCTTGCCTTTCCGAGTCTGCTGATCCTCGATGAACCTACAAATGGACTGGATCCTGCGGGGATCGGTGAAATCCGGGAACTGATTAAATCCCTGCCCGGGCAATATGGAATAACCATTCTACTCTCAAGCCACCTGCTGTCGGAGATCGAGCAGATTGCGAGTTCCGTTGGAATTATCAGTGAAGGCAAGCTTTTGTTCCAGGGAACGATGGAAGATCTTCGAAAGAATAACCAGGCAACGATACACATCCAGACAAATGATAACGCCAAAGCCGCAAAAATACTGCTTGCGCATGAATATATGCCTAGATTTCAGGAAAAGCACCTCATGTTCGAATACTTGGATGACGGAGAGGTGTCCCGGATCAATCGAATTCTGGTCGAAAACAACCTTTCTGTTTCAAGAATTCAGGAACATCAAAAAAGTCTGGAGGATATATTTCTTGATCTTACCGGAAAGGAGCGGAGTCTGTGATAAAGGCCTTAGCTTTGGAGTATTTTAAAATCCGCCGTAAAAAAGTATGGGTGATGCTGACCTTGTTTCTGGCTGCGGAATTGGTGTGGGCTTCGCTGTCTATGAGCATCTCGATCTCCCGCAGTCCGAACAACGCCTCTTGGGAAGCACTGATTTTCACCCTATCTTCTATGAATGGACTTTTTCTGCCCATTATATCAGCAATTATCGTTTCCAGGATTTGTGATATGGAACATAAGGGAAGCACCTGGAAAATGCTTATGACAACCTCTATAGGCCGCAATCATGTCTATGCAGCCAAGTACATGTGTGCCAGCAGCTTGGCTTTGTACGGCATCGTCATCCAGGCGGGATTTATCATCGGCTTCGGATCCCTCAACAACTTCGCGGGGCCGCTGCCGGTGTCTCTGCTTTTGCAATTTATTGCCGGAACGCTGCTCACCAATTTGGCAATCACCTCCATGCAGCAATGGTTGTCACTGGCCGTAAAGAATCAAGCCTTTGCCTTGAGTCTGGGTATGTTGGGCGGTTTTCTCGGTACAACCCTAACCCTGTTTCCTTCTTCCATTCGCCATTTCTTCATCTGGTCCTACTATATGGATTTGAGCCCGGTGATGTATGTTTATAACGCCTCTTCCGGAACGTATTTGAGCGGAACGATGCACCTTGGCTTGCTGCTTGCAGTATTATTCATGGCTCTTATCTTTTATTTAGGCGGCAATTTTCACATTTCAAGGCAAGACATCTAAGGAGGTAACAAGATGCTCAGAAGCGTTACAACTGAATGGTTCAAGCTCCGTCATTCCCGCATCAGCCTTGTGCTGGCCATCCTGCCCGTCATGAGTCTGGTGATCGGATGTTTTAACTTTTATTTTAATCAAGCAGCCTTGCAAAATGGATGGTACAGCTTGTGGACACAGGTCAGTTTATTTTACGGAGAATTTTTCCTGCCGATACTCATTGCGATCTGTTGTGCATTCGTATGCAGGCTAGAACATAACAACCGGAACTGGAATCTGATTCTAACCTCCCCCGTATCTGTTTCTAGCGTATTTATGGCCAAGCTTATTATCGTAAGCTTACTTATCTTCATAGTGCAGACGTTATTCATGGTGATGTACTGGTCAGCTGGTCAGCTGTTTTCCATTTCTGGAGCTTTTCCAACTGAAACAATAGTCTGGGGCTTTCGCGGATGGCTTTCCTCGGTGGCTATTGCCGCCTTGCAATTAGGTTTTTCCATACGCATACGCAGCTTCGCTGCCCCGATCGGAATCAGTCTCTGTGCAGTCTTCCTTGGTCTGGTCATGTATGTAGCGAAAATCGGTATGTTGTTCCCCTACTCCCTGTTGACCATCGGTATGAGTGTGCTGAGCCAGCGGGATTTGACACCTGCAGAGAACCTTTCCTTTTTCTTCATGAATGTTACGTTTATTGCGTTGTTTGCGGCGTGGTCAATTCATCGGCTGAAGCATAAAGATATGGCTTTATCCTGATACAGCAGATACAATTATGAACTTACCGGATACACAGCTCAGGGGAATACCAAGAAATTAAGCTTCACTGCCAGCAAACAGCTTCAGAAGAATGCGAGTTTGAAGCTGTTTGCAGCCTTTCTGCGCGTTGTAACACATTGGGAAGAAATATCGCCAGAAGAGCTTCCTGAGCAAGTAAAGCAGGCTTGCCCTACCCAATAAGCTATTGACGGTGCACCGCTAGCCCTCCTAATATAGTTTTTCCTGTACTCGGTCAATCCCCTTTGTATGTAATTGTAATTTTTGAACATCCATAAGCCCTATTTACCACCTCAATACCAAACCTCATGGAAATCGCCCTTCAACTAGCCTACCGAGCCAATTTAAGGGCGATTGCTATTAATGATACGACTAGTGTTGAATCAGCCTAACTTACCGGTCAAAAATTGTGCCTCCCCTAGTCCAAAACTCCAATCATCATCATTATTTTCAACAATAGATACCATTAAATCGGTTGGTGCGATGCCGCATTCAGCTTCTAACCTGTCAGCCAGTAAGGAATAGAGCTTTTGTTTCTTCTCTTTTGGCCGGGCTTTACTTATTATGGAGAGAACAACCAGATTATTGGTACGGTTAATGCCTAGCCCTGTATCTTCAATAATCATATAATCCGCCGGGTGTTCGTGAACGATTTGGTAACGATCTCGCTCAGGAACGTCGAAAGCTTCAACAACAACTTGATGGGCAACATCCAAAAGTTTTTTCAGGCTTGCTTTATCTCGCCCTTCAATAAGGTCAAAACGAAGTAATGGCATTAACTTCCTCCCTTTAAACAATAGTAATAGTTTTTCCTCATATGTTGTCAACTATTCCAAGAATAGAAAGTCTTTGGACAAGAACACTGGCTTGATCAATGGTTTGTTTTACAATTGAAGCGGCAGGTTGGTCGCCTGCTAACCGAAGACCCTGGCCCGCCCAAAGTGACATATACTCGGGGTTGTTCGAATTTGCAGCGGCCTGACGAATGTCCCGGGTCATCGCGTTTTGAATAGGGTAAGCTGGGATTGTTCCTGGGTACTGATGCATGTTAATCATAAATTTTGTTTGAATGCCTCTTGAAGCTTTTCCGGAATATGCACGTGTAATTTCAGTGGAATCCTCATTTGTCGAGAGGATTTTCTGTTTGTACGTTTCGTGGGCGCCGCTCTCTGGGCATGCTAGAAATGCAGTGCCCATTTGTACTGCAGCGGCTCCTAATGCAAGGCTGGCTGCAAGTCCCCGCTCATCCATGATTCCCGCTGTTGCGATGACCGGGATCGACACATGGTAAACGATCTGCGGAACAATAGTCATAGTGCCTATCAAAGCGTGGAAAGGGTCCTTCATGAAGGTCCCCCTATGCCCGCCTGCTTCGCTCCCCTGAGCCACAATAGCATTTGCACCAGCTGCTTCCAATTGTTTGGCTTCATCAACAGTTGTTGCAGTTCCAATGATGAATATCCCATGCTGTTTCATGGTTTGGATCACGGCTTGTGATGGTATGCCAAAAGTGAAACTAAATACGGGTACACGCTCCTCCAACAGTACCTGTACTTGCTCCTCAAATGATTCTGAAGACTTCAAAATCGATGGATTTTGAGCAGTGTCAAGTTTGATGCGGTATTTATTGAGATAATCTGTCATCCGGTAGATCGCTTCTTCCGACTCCTCTGATTGTTCAGGCACAAACAAGTTTACTCCGAAAGGCTGGTCTGTTCGTTGCTTGATCTTGATCTTGATCTTTAGGATCGTCGCTATGGAGTTGTTCAGGCGTTAGGTATCCGCCTCCCAGGTTGCCTCCCACCGGCGTTTGAAACAGCCGCTACTAATTCGGGCGTCGAAACGCCACCTGCCATCGGCGCTTGATAAATCGGGTATCGAATTTTAAGAGTACGCGTCAAATCAGTCATAATCTCAGACTTTTAATTACATTTCGTTAATAGCATCCAATCTTTTGAACAATTTATCGAACTCTTTTAATTTAGCCTTATCCTCGACTTTGACCCCTGAACAATAGAAAGAAATATTACCGTTGCCTTCATTTAAAAAATTCATTTCTTCCAGTACTTTTTTTAGATTTTTTGCAGTACCATTATTTCCATCAATTATATTAACATCCGATGAAAATAATTTTCTAAATATATCCTTATAGTAAGAAAAGTGAGTACATCCTAAAACAATAGTTTCATACTTACTTAAATCATATATAGACAATTGTTCTTGAAGATAAGGTAGCACTATTTGCTCGTTAAACTCAAAACTTTCTGCAAACTGAACTAATTTCGGAAGAGGTAATAAATCAACAACATGTTCGTTATCTAATTTAGTAATAAGATTTTGAAGTCTTTCTTCCCTTAGAGTAAAAGCAGTAGCAGTTACCAAAATTCGTTTATCTATATTTCTTTTTGTTTTAACAGCTGGTTTTACAGCAGGCTCCATACCAATGATTGGAATACTGTATTTTGCCCTTATTTCTTCGATTGCTGCGCTTGTGGCAGTATTACAAGCCATTACTATCGCTTTTACTTTTTGCTGGCTAATAAATTCTATAGCATTTAAAACATACTTTTTAACGTCATCTTTCGTTTTGTGCCCATATGGAACATTTAATGTATCTGCGTAATACAAATAATCTTCATTAGGTAAAACTTTTAATGTATCATGCAATACAGTAATGCCTCCAATACCAGAATCAAAAAAACCTATTTGCATCTCTATTCCTCCAATAGGAATCAATTTACCAATTCCATTTGTATCTTGGTTCCAATACAAATTGTACAGGATCTAACTAAGCTCTTGATTAGGATGAATACGAGCATAGTTCAAATTTCCTATCGTTTCTTTTTGACTTGAAATGACTGCACCGGATAGCAATATTATAGCAGCAGCACCAAGCACCAAAGCGGCCAGAAGTAATGATAGGCTGTAGCTATGCGCCACTTCTAAAACAATTCCGGCTCCAATTGGACCGAGTATTTGACCTATTCCAAAAAATCCTGTCATCAAAGCAATTGCTTTATTACCACTGAATGGTCTTGACATACGTGCTGCGGCGAGAGCGAGCATGGAAATACCCACAAACGTGCCTCCAAAAAGGATAGACCCTAACGTCACGCCGAATATATTGGGAAGCCATACTGGCAGAATGACCCCAACTGCTTGCAGGATAAGCGCAATAACCAATGGTTTGATGTAACCGACTTTACTCGCCCACCAGGACCAAATCACTGTTGATGGTACCGCTGCTATCCCAACGATAATCCAGCTAAAGTCAGCAAAAGTCGACATATGAGGCATCTGCTTAACCATTGCTACAAGAAACGTCGCGCTTACTATATAACCTAACCCCTCGAGTCCATAAGCAACAAGAAGCCATCCGAAGATAGATGGATTTTCCGCTGATGAACTCAGGGAGTCAACTTTTTGAGTTATAGGTTTCGGCTCTTTATCATGGATAAACGACCAAATAGGTACGATAAGGATGATACCAATGATCATAAGTCCGATCCAAGTTCCCCTCCAAGTGAAAAAGCTAAGAACAGGCGTAAGTAACCCAGCCAAAACAATGCCTACACCAACCCCGCCGTAAAATATACCTACCCATTTTTCACGTTTGTCTGAAAACAGTGCATCCAACACTAAACTTGATGATAGAACGAAAATAAGGCCGCTGCTCATTCCAGCAAAAAAGCGCAAAATCATCCACCATAAAAATGATGAAGTGATTCCCATAAGTCCCGTCAAAATGATGCAGAGTACCAATTGCATCCGAAGATGATAGGCTCTTCGGTGCCCCCAGGTTATGAACCCTGCACCAAAGGCAGCGATAAGGTAACCCAAGTTATTACTCCCTGCCAAATATCCGGATTCCGTAGCGGATAGATTAGCTTGTGATTGCATCAATGGAAGTATGGAAGTATATGAAAAACGTCCGATCCCCATTGCAATGATAAGCATAACTAATCCACCGACCATAGTCTTTGTGGAATTAGACAATTTCGCATTTTTAGCTTCTGAATTCTCCATGCTACTGACCTGTCACCCTTCTAAATTCAAATTATCCCTTTTCAAATTCCATTATTTTTTAAAAAAATTAGCATTAGTTCTCCAATTTCATATGCATGTGTTTCCAATGCAAAGTGCCCAGTATCTAATAAATGAATCTCGGCTTTAGGTAAATCCTTTTTAAAAGCCTCAGCACCAGCCGGAATAAAGGAAACATCATTTTCACCCCACACTGCCAATAAGGGTGGCTGATATTCACGGAGATACTGTTGAAACTCCGGGTACATTTTTACATTATTTTGGTAATCAAAAATTAAATCCAATTGTTTCTCATCATTTCCTGGCCGGGACATATAAGCAATATCAAGAGTATAACCATCTGGGGAAACTTGGTTCTCCGTTGTTCCATCAACATATTGGCTCTTGATCGTGTTGGGCGCAAACGCTGTCCGGTAACTTTCTCTTTTTTCTTGCGTAGGATTTTGCCAATATTCTTCTCGCACCGTCCATTTCTCACCTAATCCTTCACGATAAATGTTGCCATTTTGGCTTATTATTGCTGTCACACGTTCAGGATGGTGCATGGCTATACGAAAGCCAATGGGGGCTCCATAGTCAAAGACGTATAACGCATATCTGGTAAGTTTTAGCTTATCAATGAAAGCTTCAATAATTTCAGTGATATGGTCAAATGTATACGGGAAATCCTCTCTGTCAGGCGATGAGGTATTCCCGAACCCCGGATAATCAGGAGCAATTAAATAGTAGTCTTTTTCTAAAATAGGTATTAGTTCT carries:
- a CDS encoding sensor histidine kinase; translated protein: MDGVIRILRKFVVATILVSVMLLLFNFIMLGSLVFKEVHKRPSPETVVQQIAEGLTGENGKYILDAQSANLLKQDQAWVMLLDEKGEVRWSEKLPEEIPRSYTLIDVAKFSRFYLKEYPVYVWEHKEGLLVLGYPKNTYVKYPLEFLVDWLKSLPIRIVLVFAANIALALLLSLFTGNRLIRSIRPLIEGIHALAKERPVHMDKGGIFRDLSESINSTSDMLQNKNDALKARDGARSNWIAGISHDIRTPLSMILGYASELEEQPGLTTEQKQHAAIIRRQGEILRSLVNDLNLVSMLEYDMQPLHLKQIRLSVLARQVASEFLNNGLDERYPITIKISDESLRIMGDERLLYRAVSNLVHNSVRHNPEGCRIILETSSSSEGAFYQFVVADNGTGIPKEHLSEVVVLPYTAGRIRPVRQGHGLGLPMVARIAQAHQGMLILESDKGQGLKATLRLRAHIVLEKAGNPMPEPTL
- a CDS encoding response regulator transcription factor; the encoded protein is MDIIKNKKVLIVDDEPKILEMIEMFLRKEGFFRIFIAGNYADALRICRMEKPDAAILDVMLPDGDGFSLLSAIRTFSDMPVLFLSARGEDEDRLLGLGLGADDYIVKPFLPRELILRLMAILKRAYAFNAPERLPVFRLGGQVIDLESAVVRREGTELPLTAKEHAILIKLHENQGRIVTSDALCQAVWGDDSFGYENTLMVHVRRIREKIEEEPSKPVHLLTVRGLGYKLLVQGDR
- a CDS encoding ABC transporter ATP-binding protein, translating into MELRGLINSSPIVQTHNLSKTYDGVHRVHQISLIVEKGEIYGFLGPNGAGKTTTLKMLLGLIKPTEGTIKIFGNDLENSRASILNQTGSLIESPSYYGHLTGLENMRVMQRLRNVPNKNIDEVLKIVRLENQKHKQASQYSLGMKQRLGIAMALLAFPSLLILDEPTNGLDPAGIGEIRELIKSLPGQYGITILLSSHLLSEIEQIASSVGIISEGKLLFQGTMEDLRKNNQATIHIQTNDNAKAAKILLAHEYMPRFQEKHLMFEYLDDGEVSRINRILVENNLSVSRIQEHQKSLEDIFLDLTGKERSL
- a CDS encoding ABC transporter permease, yielding MIKALALEYFKIRRKKVWVMLTLFLAAELVWASLSMSISISRSPNNASWEALIFTLSSMNGLFLPIISAIIVSRICDMEHKGSTWKMLMTTSIGRNHVYAAKYMCASSLALYGIVIQAGFIIGFGSLNNFAGPLPVSLLLQFIAGTLLTNLAITSMQQWLSLAVKNQAFALSLGMLGGFLGTTLTLFPSSIRHFFIWSYYMDLSPVMYVYNASSGTYLSGTMHLGLLLAVLFMALIFYLGGNFHISRQDI
- a CDS encoding ABC transporter permease; its protein translation is MLRSVTTEWFKLRHSRISLVLAILPVMSLVIGCFNFYFNQAALQNGWYSLWTQVSLFYGEFFLPILIAICCAFVCRLEHNNRNWNLILTSPVSVSSVFMAKLIIVSLLIFIVQTLFMVMYWSAGQLFSISGAFPTETIVWGFRGWLSSVAIAALQLGFSIRIRSFAAPIGISLCAVFLGLVMYVAKIGMLFPYSLLTIGMSVLSQRDLTPAENLSFFFMNVTFIALFAAWSIHRLKHKDMALS
- a CDS encoding tautomerase family protein → MPLLRFDLIEGRDKASLKKLLDVAHQVVVEAFDVPERDRYQIVHEHPADYMIIEDTGLGINRTNNLVVLSIISKARPKEKKQKLYSLLADRLEAECGIAPTDLMVSIVENNDDDWSFGLGEAQFLTGKLG
- the murI gene encoding glutamate racemase codes for the protein MQIGFFDSGIGGITVLHDTLKVLPNEDYLYYADTLNVPYGHKTKDDVKKYVLNAIEFISQQKVKAIVMACNTATSAAIEEIRAKYSIPIIGMEPAVKPAVKTKRNIDKRILVTATAFTLREERLQNLITKLDNEHVVDLLPLPKLVQFAESFEFNEQIVLPYLQEQLSIYDLSKYETIVLGCTHFSYYKDIFRKLFSSDVNIIDGNNGTAKNLKKVLEEMNFLNEGNGNISFYCSGVKVEDKAKLKEFDKLFKRLDAINEM
- a CDS encoding YbfB/YjiJ family MFS transporter; this translates as MENSEAKNAKLSNSTKTMVGGLVMLIIAMGIGRFSYTSILPLMQSQANLSATESGYLAGSNNLGYLIAAFGAGFITWGHRRAYHLRMQLVLCIILTGLMGITSSFLWWMILRFFAGMSSGLIFVLSSSLVLDALFSDKREKWVGIFYGGVGVGIVLAGLLTPVLSFFTWRGTWIGLMIIGIILIVPIWSFIHDKEPKPITQKVDSLSSSAENPSIFGWLLVAYGLEGLGYIVSATFLVAMVKQMPHMSTFADFSWIIVGIAAVPSTVIWSWWASKVGYIKPLVIALILQAVGVILPVWLPNIFGVTLGSILFGGTFVGISMLALAAARMSRPFSGNKAIALMTGFFGIGQILGPIGAGIVLEVAHSYSLSLLLAALVLGAAAIILLSGAVISSQKETIGNLNYARIHPNQELS
- a CDS encoding alpha/beta fold hydrolase, with protein sequence MTTYHSLEIEGLNIFYREAGNPNKPVILLLHGFPSASHMFRELIPILEKDYYLIAPDYPGFGNTSSPDREDFPYTFDHITEIIEAFIDKLKLTRYALYVFDYGAPIGFRIAMHHPERVTAIISQNGNIYREGLGEKWTVREEYWQNPTQEKRESYRTAFAPNTIKSQYVDGTTENQVSPDGYTLDIAYMSRPGNDEKQLDLIFDYQNNVKMYPEFQQYLREYQPPLLAVWGENDVSFIPAGAEAFKKDLPKAEIHLLDTGHFALETHAYEIGELMLIFLKNNGI